GAGCTGGACACTCCCTGTGTGAAACCTGGCCAGCTTCAGGAACTGGAAGAATGTGTAAATGAGAAGATCAGAGCTCACATTCCGGTCATGGTTCAGCTTCTCTCTATAGATGACCCAGCTGTGGAGAAGGTACAGATATTGTACTTACTGGTTGTAAAAAGAGGCCTGTTGACCTGTGTTGAGTGTATTACATaatttgtatttgtacaaatCAGGTGAGAAGTCGAGGGCTGCCAGAGGACCACGCAGGACCCATTCGGATCATTGATATAGAGGGCATAGATGCCAACATGTGCTGTGGAACCCACGTCTCCAACCTCGGTCACTTACAGGTACAATATTGACATTTTCACAATTATATTTAGTGTTTGTGACATTAACCGTTGTGTATCTAATTTCTTTGTATTCAAATTCAAGGTAATAAAGCTGCTGGGAActgagaaaggaaagaaaaacaaaaccaacctaATTTTCCTGGCAGGAAAAAGGGTACTAAAGTATGCAGAGAAaagctacaacacagagcgttCACTGGTGTCACTTCTAAAGTAAGTTCTAAATCTGAATAGTCAAAATTTAACTTTGAATCATTCAGAAATTTGAAGTGAAAACTCCTTTTGGTCATTTTTCATCAGAACGGGACCAGATGAGCACGTTGAGGCAGTCGACAAGTTGCAGAAGTCTGTTAAGCTGCTACAGAAAGTAAGAACATTTTCTTTCTAGATTAGTGTTTGACAGatttggtaaaaataaaaaaataaattaataatagtAGAATTAGATTTTTTGACAGGGGTAAATATGCTTCAGCTCAAGATATTGCATATAAGGCTCCTCAACTACTACAAAACTGTCTTTGGCAGACTAACCTGTGCCTGCTTCGTGATATGGCGGTTCTCATTGCTCAGAGCTTTAAGAATGATCCTCACAAAGACAGCTTCTTCACCTTTCACAAGTAAGAGGTTCTGCTTAGAGATATCATTGCACACTGCACTAACCAGTTAaccattttaaccatttttttaaaaaaaaaccctcagaaATGATCCATTCTTTACAACCCAGTGACGTTTTGGCATCAAGGTGAGTATGTCAATAACAAAACGgtgttcttgttcttcttgtaGAAAAGAGGGAGACAATGAGTTTATGAATATCATCGCCAATGAAATAAACACTGAGGTAAGATCATAATTTGACTGCTTTACTGCTAGGTATTACCTCGtcagtatatttattttcaaccCCCTGTTCTGGTTATAGGAAACACTGGTTTTCCTGACTGTTGGAGAGGAAAAGGGACCTGGTTTGTTTCTGCTGGCTGGACCCAGTGAACTAGTCACTGAGATGGGACCACAGTAAGAGTTTTCATGTTTATGTAGCTTCTACTGTTAAAATGTTTATGTAGGTTGGCACTGTATCTGTGTGTTTACTTTCCAGAGTGTTAGAATTGCTCCAAGGGAAGGGAGCAGGGAAGAACGGGCGATTCCAAGGCAAAGCCAACAGCCTGGCACGGAGAGGAGAGGTGGAGGCTTTACTGAAGCAGCGCTGCAATCAACGCAACTCACAGGAAGAATGAATTTTCATtagaaagaaatgttttatgCTTCCAAAAGGGAAACATTAAGGTTAGCTTACATGGCTGCTTTAAACATCCATAATCTGTGGTAAGCACTAAATGATGTGTTGGCTCACACATAGAAAATGATCATGAGAAAGTGACCATTTGTGAAAATGTATATAAGTCGACTTCTGTACAACATGTGCTGTACATATTTCAATATTAAATGTAAAGTACTGGCTTTAGTCAGTCAAAATCCAAATTTTTGAACGATTTATTTTTCGAACCCGTCTTCAATTATCCAGGTAGGAAATCTCAGAAAgttgtttctgtctttctggttgtagcattttcagtgggagaaacgtttcatcacttgTTCAAGTGACTTCCAGCTGGACAATTGTCAAAGCTTGGAAGGTACCTAAAGAATGctccaggtgatccaggaggggaaaaaaggacaaCTGCTGCCTTAGCAAAACCTGTAGTGAGTCCTCAAGTGTGAGGAGTATCAGAACATCTAAGACACATTTTCTCAAAACATAGCATCTCTGTGGCTTtcaaaacccaaaacacactATGCCCTAAGGATCAGGTCTCCATTGGGAGATGAGAAAGATGGAAATTTCCACATTACAATTTTGTCTAATGGAGCAGACAAGTAATAAATACACTTTAAGGAAACTTTGAGCTATTAATTGTGATCCCATTTATATACAATGtccacaaatatggaaacattttaataaaaaggAATATTCAGTTTAATAAAAGTAATCCCTAAATATCACCTAAACTGGGCTAATGGGAAAAACACCTTTTCCATACAGTGTCCTCACCAAAACCCTTTGCAAACTACACTTTAATGGACTATATTGTCACAGTTCAGTGGTGTAGAAAATGTGTTCGTATGTTGAAATAGTGCAAATGTGCAAGCTCCCCTTCCCATTTGTTAAAAAAACTAAAGTTAAAAAAGGCACAAGTTGAGATAATCTGGCAGTATCTGTGTGGAGTTCGTTGCTCCTGGTGGTCCTTATTGCTAACTTAAGGGTTTCACGATCTTCATTGAGATGTAGTTCTGTAAAATGCAAGAAAGAACAATCAATCACACATTGACAAGTTTCCTAGAAGTACAAAGATGATAAGGCTGAACAATTTTAGAATATGAGAAAACTTTGTTATCCAGTGCGTTCGCTTTTGTCTGTCCTTACCGGTAAAGAATACAACAGGATGGCGATGAAGAGGACCAGTATGATGAGGATGATAAGTCCAATAAAGACCCACTTGAACCTTCTCCACACAATGAACTTCATGGTCTTACATGGGTTGGTGAACCAGAAGAAGGATGTTTCTGGGCGACTAGTAGTtgacagaaaatgtatttagtAGACATCATAGCCTGTATACCTTTCAACATCCAGCCCAGCCAATCTTGTAAAGCAGGCTCTTACTTTGGAGGGTCCAGTTTTGGATTCATGTTGGGTTCATCCCGTCCTTTTCCTGCAGGTCGCTCGTCTGCATCCACTTCACTCACAATCTCCAGTGTCATCTCCACTTTGCCCTGAAAACCCAACACAAGCAACATTATGACAAGACAACAAGGACCTGCGACATTTTTGGAATACTTCAACTAAATTAAGGCCAATTTATCTGATAATCTTCTGCAAGTAACACATTTCCAATTTAGGAATAGAAAATAAAGTAGAAGTATAATGTTGTTGTCCAAAGCTCTTAATCTTTTCTCTTCATGGCACTTTGGGAATATTGTATTTTAACTCTACATTTCCAAATGTCTTGTGGTTCCATCTTATCAAATGAAAACTGAAGTTTCTATTCATACTTACACCCAGGACCTTCTTCCCATCTTGTTCAATAGAGCAAGGCCACCAGCCTCTGACTGACTGCTGAGCAAACAGAGACTTGTTCTGCTCTGTCTTGGGTGGACCTATTTCCACATTATCCATCATATCCAGAGAGCATTTCTCTGGGGTCTTTGCCGGAGCAACCAGGTTACGCAAATCCAGCTCCACAGTACCTGGGATCACAGCACATTGTACTCAGGTTTTCTAAAGGCTAGGCATAGACACACAGGTTGGACTTGAAAGTTTCTTACCTAGGTAATCATCCAGTGAGAATTTGTCATTATCCCAAATCTGAACAATCAGTTTGGGAGGAATCCGGAACTCTGTTTTATCAAGATTCCAAAAGTGTTcctgttgtaaaaaaaaaaagaagaagatattCAAACATGCTTTAACTTAATTGCAACAAtacctgtgtttgtttgtttttaatggtaTTAAAATAATCTTTGATCTACAGTATAATAAACCAACTAGCAACAAGCCTCACCTTCTTGGATACGAGGCAAAGTTGTTCAGCTGGCAGGTAATCAAACCCGAAGACCAATCGCCAGTTAAAGTTACCATCGCCATCCAGAGACCTGTAGTGGACATCAGTCTTCTGCTTGTCCTCCTCCATTCCTGGCATCCAGCTGGCACATATACAACAGGCATGAATAATCATTGGCCTGTGACCACAGTAACCCTCTAACACAAAGTGATGCTACCTCCTAAAGGAAGATTTTTGAAAAAGTAAACGACAATAGATTTGGACAAACAAGTGCATTAATGCAGAATTAGCACACCCTTTCACATAGATGTCGCTCATGCGCTCTCCAGTGATACTGGTCTCATCCAGAGTCACATCTGTGGTGTTCCAGATGACAGCGCGCAGGAAATACCTGAATATTTGAACACAGTCATTGTTAGCTCTCAGTGACATCCGCAGCGATGAAGTACTGAAGAGAAACACAGCACTTACTTCTTTGGTTTGCGTGGTGTGATGTCAAAGGGAGGCCCGGGGAGGCCTAAGCTTTTGGGGAAAACATCCACCCACATCTGAACTTGTCCCTAAACCAATGcaatatatacattttacaaAAATAACTGAGCCTGAGTCATTGCAGCCAGAAACAGGTACAGTATGAGATGTCTAACCTGAGAGAGGTTGGGTTGGAAGGTGCTGTAAAGCGTCCTAGTTTCCACATGTTCAGGGACGAGACCCTGTGTTCTGAGCACGTGCAGACAGAGGCGTTCATAAGGTGGGCCCAAGTGCTGATGAATTTCCTTGTTGTTCTCttaatgtagaaaaagaaatcgATCACTAGATTGGTATTAAAACAATCTAGTCTTATACAGGCAAAACAATTCAGTCACAACAATATTGTATTGTTGTTGCAACCTATACAtctactaatcggaaggttggcgGTTCGATGCCTGCTGATGCATGCCAAAGTATACTTGGGCAAGATAATGAACCCCGATTTCCTCCCAGTACATTCATCGGCGTGTGAAAGTTAGATAGAAAGCTCTTAAATGTAGAATaaatcagtccatttatcatTTAAACAGTAAGAGATTCAAATGAACTGATTCATCTTCTTGAAATCTGAAAATTGGAGacatctgaatttcaaaacgattctgctgtttttgctgcattcaaataaattttgtttaattaataaaacataTAGTATTAGATGTTTCAGGGAATTAAACTATAACAATATGTAGCAATGTGAAATGTGCTAAAGACAAAACGTACTGTTAATCTTTGCCAAACAATGAGGGCATGTAGACGGGCATAATAGAGCTTAATTGTTGCTCATTTTGTaacaaaaaacatctaaatcactcatttatactattatacttctAACCCCTTACCAAACTGAGCCAGTGTGTATTCTTTTCCATTGAAGGTGAGTGAATTTCCATTATCTTCCGTCCTGGGCT
The Oreochromis aureus strain Israel breed Guangdong linkage group 8, ZZ_aureus, whole genome shotgun sequence DNA segment above includes these coding regions:
- the LOC116320117 gene encoding alanyl-tRNA editing protein Aarsd1 isoform X1, which gives rise to MAFQCQRDCYMKEFVTSVVSCCPAELKQEVNGKKETIKGFHIKLQDTILFPEGGGQPDDHGFLGDVPVLRVTRQGPDALHFVASPLEVGQEVHVKVDWERRFDHMQQHSGQHLITALAETMFGYKTTSWELGRQRSTIELDTPCVKPGQLQELEECVNEKIRAHIPVMVQLLSIDDPAVEKVRSRGLPEDHAGPIRIIDIEGIDANMCCGTHVSNLGHLQVIKLLGTEKGKKNKTNLIFLAGKRVLKYAEKSYNTERSLVSLLKTGPDEHVEAVDKLQKSVKLLQKTNLCLLRDMAVLIAQSFKNDPHKDSFFTFHKKEGDNEFMNIIANEINTEETLVFLTVGEEKGPGLFLLAGPSELVTEMGPQVLELLQGKGAGKNGRFQGKANSLARRGEVEALLKQRCNQRNSQEE